The genomic stretch ataataataatgtttttttgttgttgtttttttgggaaTGTAAAGAATTTGTATCATTGGAAGCTGAATTATTCATTGAAATTATTTGCGTAATTTTGTAGAGGGACATGAAGAGGGAACTTGCAGACAAATGCATGGCATGCACTAACGGACTGGTAAACTGCACCCTGGCTAAATAGTTTTTCGCCGTTATGCTCCCTCGATCAGCACTGTTGATCGCTGAATCAGCCTTATGACTGTAAGCGTACTAACACTCTGCATAGATGTACATCTCTGATACTTACTAGCCTTCTTTTCATGTTCCACGTCTCTGTGTGCGTTTACTGTTTACCCGTTTCTTTCCTTCTGCTGCTTATCTGTATTTTTAGGAGGATGTAGGAGTAAACCTGAACCACTTACCTGGCCTTTCTTTAGGAGCCCTGTGGGAAGAGTATTTCTGGCATATAGTGTAACTGTAGACATAGACGATAGTGCAGATAGGTACCAGACAGAATACATCCAGTGggctttttttgtgttttatacatGTATGATGTCACTAAGTGCCCAGTATTCTCATCTTACTCTTTTGGTTTTTAAGGATGAAAGACGTGATTCATTGTGCTATGGTTTCATTTTGCACATCAAAGGAGTAATGTGAAATGGAATGATTCAGAGCACAAAAAGGATTATGACACCACTATATCCCACTGTACTCACTACAAGATGCCTTTACAGTGGGACGCCCCTCTGACAGAAAACAATCTGCCACTGTATGAGAGGGTGGAACGGCAGATAAAGTGCTTGGTACATAGATTTTCCCTGTGTGGTTTACACATTGTGTATCatatcagtgttttgtttttcctccttttttttattgtttttaatgtatggtttatttatttttgtttatttcaatTCATTTGATTATGgcacttttcttttttacataattttgcatATTCTCAATAAAGGGGGGGGGCAgcatattaaataaaagtttttgtttaattCCGAAGCAGAGTGGTGTGTTGTGTCCAGTTTAAATAATTTagggaaaataaaaataaatggatgTAGTATTTCAAAATACATTCCAGTTATATTGAACTATGGAAATGTGAACTACAAAAGGTTGAAATAGACAACGCAATTGCCATTATATACAGCATTATAGCTATAATATATGGTACATAAtggaaacattatttttaagaccatgcagtacagtacagtaagtTAATGCTGAACCTGCTGGTCTTGaggttttttgaatgaaatctaTGGATCCAGAGCCAAACTTTTCCAGGACTTTGCTTGTTCTCTCTTGTACTGCTCCAGCTCCTGAGAAAAGGGACAAGGAAAAAGATGCTTATTGTTTTGCAATGTGGTCTCTCTGACTCATTAAATACATGTATGTGGCTGATGTTTCATCAAactatatacagtcaaaccaaaatgtattcagacactttgaacatttcattcattaatacagtttattcactacagtttaaaaaatggtaataaaatatgacaagatctcagagttaaactgtgtcagaaaaaaataatcttaattatgtcagataacacttaagcaaaacatggtcaggtcaaagtgtctgaataatttttggttctaaatttgtatcaattttactggtagtccactgtatgaagaatttttgggtataatatgtcacagtttactttattttgctatcctcacttacatacaTGAattatagtgtcctgcacccactagtaaaaatatataaaaaaattatatctagtgtctgaataattttgatttgACTGTATATTCATTTGTTATAgttcataaaaacatgttttactctagaCTTTTAGGGTTTGAAAACTGCAGTCAGTGAAAGTTCAATAGTATACAATAGTGACCCTCTGTTAGTTATATTGGCTGATTAGTGCAAACACTTGGTAGTCAGCAATAACAGTCTAAATCAGAGCAGGTGAGAGGCTACTGAGGGGCAGCAGGTGTGAGGTGCAGGGTAACTTTCAGTCACATTCAGCACTCTAAAATAAAGCAGGGCACATATCAGTCTGGAGGATCGGTTAATGGTACAGTATATAACTCAGCTTTACTGCAGGGATTATAAACACACAGGACTAGAGGTTACTAGAAGACTGGAGGTTGTGGTGATCTTACAGTGGCAATAAACATGTGTTTTGTACCTGGTCTTTCTGGGCTCTGATAGAGTCTATTAGAGGCTCACTGTACTGGGGGTCTTTGGCAGGATCTTTCAGCTCTTTGCGTTCCTTGGtgttctgaaaaacaaaaaggattGGAGTCAGACGGACATTTGATATTAGTGTGTGTGGGGTGTTGTTTACAATAGCAATAAATACCTCAGGTGGGAAAACCCTTTCAAAAACTTTCTTCCAAAGGTCTAAAGGGTTTTTGGCATGTAGGGTCCCAATATCAACCTCAGAAGAAACAGGGGGACCTAGAGGATGAATGAATCCATGCAAATGAGATCTTAGCTAGATTTTCAGATacaattcatatacattcataaGTAAAACTGCATATTTAAGATTTAATCTTTAAGATTTTCACCATTTTAATATGTCAGAAAAATTGCATGTATAACATGtatacattaataaatgatatattcgacaattaaaaaaaatattgcttaaTATAGTTTTAGTTgatatatacactacagttcaaaagattgggatcagtactttttttttttttttaaagaaattaatacttatattcagcaaggacatgtttaattgatcaaaagtgtcagtggAGACAgatttcaaaatgaaatttgttCTTTAAACTTCATCAAAGGAtccttaaaaatgtataaaaaaaagcagcaacactgataataataataacaacaggaataaattacattttaaaatatattaaaatagaaaagttattttaaattgtaaaaatatttctcaatattactgtttttttattactgtttgttattattattaaataaatgtaggtgagcataagagacttctttcaaaaacattaaaaaaatcttactaaccccaaacttatgaacggaagtgtatattaaatatgctgatttaagaTGCATGAAAGCTTGCTGGACTTCAactaaaacaacaataaaatgcaTATCTTGCCGATCTGACTGAGGGAGTCTGATCCTGCTGGAACAGCCAGAGGTTTGCTGGGATCTGTAGAGATTGACTTTCTAAAAGAATGGAAgatcattaatttttttataaaaaaacaaatgaacttCATGAAAGCAAAATATCACCAATTTAAAGTGCACGAGAATCATGAAAGGTACATACGGTCTTTCAGTCCCAAATGCCAGCTGATTAACAAAACTCCTGCTTTTAGACATTGTGGCTTCTGACTTGCTGCTGGTGAACTATGAAGAGACAGAGACATTCAGATACAACACTGACCATAGAGAAACAGAAAAGCTGAAGAGCTCATTTTGTAAAGCTGGGTTATGCCACACAAGTGTAATGTCACTTCAGAGATCTTCaatagctgttttttttctaaagctacAAATTTCTGAAAGTTAACATCCATGAACATTTTCAAACTGTGGTAAATTTTGAAATTCTCTAGTAAGAGTTTAGTCTTACGATTAATGACGCTCCATAGAAGTGGGCTAAGAAGCGTAGAGTCTTACAAATTGCCTTCCTTTTCTCTGAATCAAAGTCCTAGAAGGAGACAGTTCAGCATGAATGAGACTGACAAATATACCAGTAGGTTATTATTCTaacaataatttttatttatttttttactggttAACCTTAAGAcatttttctcaatatttaataaaacaacgAGGtcaaaaattcagatttgaagtGTTAAAGGTACAGTAAGCAATTTCCAAGAAACGCtgtgaaagtggatcggaccgagcaccacaacacactcgtagccaatcagcagtagaggcgtatacactcatgataggagaaaagagagagagcaagaaggagatttgaagaaagactgtagaaagagagatagctgagagacattacaaaagagaaaagctcagaggataatcactggaaaaagaatgGTTATGATCAGACAAGAACTTTAGGACCcgcattaatattagaaaagctttccagcgctggagagtcctaagcgggaaggcctaaAAACAGATGCTGAGGTTccgttgtttctgctccatacgtCAGTAACACTGGTTTTGCTAGACATGATGTggttgtaatgttagctatagtaacaggacagttttgagtgtcatggaGCTGGTGTGCTCCTGGCAACTAACAACAAAatctgtactgtatgttcattctttgttcttccttgtcatttgttcatcatcttcgctaaaaaaaaaagggtgcgatgcctggttgagttgcattagtagtgtgttgTTGCCATGTCCAAGTGCTAGCATTTACACCAGTTAAGGTAAGGGGCATTTCTGAAAAACACTCAAAGTGGTTGACAAATCATTACACACTTGTCCAGCTGACCAAAATAGAACACACTACTACCAATCAGAACACAATGagcttttcggaaggaggggcttcatagagaccgGAACTAAACAagggtgcatttcccaaaagcatcattagccaaatatggtcgcaagttccattGAATTGTGTTGGTAACGACTGAACTTTCGACGATTGTTGGCTTCAGGAAATCCCAACAGACTGGGAAGGAAGcactgcaacaatgtaaaatatgtgaaaattatgttttttgaacattcaaacatgaaaacTTATTCTAgcagaccccaaaaacaaaatcaagactttgtaaaagggcataatatgacCTCTTTAAAAACAGTCGGCAGTATTCATTGTATACTATGCAGTAAGCTACTATTCGATTCTGAATCTGAACATTCCAAAGCAGTGAAGTTTTACCTGAAAGATGTCAAACTTGCTGCCTATTATGAGAAGAGGAACAGGGAAAGGGCTGATGAGCTCTCGGTCCTGTTGAAGAGAGACTGTTTCATGTAATACACTGCAACATAAATGCACACACTCGATTTAGAGCAAC from Ctenopharyngodon idella isolate HZGC_01 chromosome 13, HZGC01, whole genome shotgun sequence encodes the following:
- the dync2li1 gene encoding cytoplasmic dynein 2 light intermediate chain 1; its protein translation is MPKISSDTLWDVAAAEVRSRESRTDEEDAEEDAHILTQRTVFFMGSKAGGKTTILLRFLDRDEAAKPTLALEYTFGRRARGHNTPKDIAHLWELGGGISLSDLVQIPITADNVSSLSVVLVLDLSKPNALWETMEKLLGSARSQVEKVCAVLQKTGESRSGKQRVPRILHKDYPDRELISPFPVPLLIIGSKFDIFQDFDSEKRKAICKTLRFLAHFYGASLIFTSSKSEATMSKSRSFVNQLAFGTERPKSISTDPSKPLAVPAGSDSLSQIGPPVSSEVDIGTLHAKNPLDLWKKVFERVFPPENTKERKELKDPAKDPQYSEPLIDSIRAQKDQELEQYKREQAKSWKSLALDP